A single region of the Bacillota bacterium genome encodes:
- a CDS encoding SDR family oxidoreductase, translating to MPTPTTYKNEAPATPKDFPAQHQNTQPGSEQQMNPKPIVDNPLYNGSNKLKDKVAVIAGGDSGIGQATAIAFAKEGANVVIIDIKNGSDAGETKNLVEKYNRKCVVMSCDLKDERSAVNTVTQIMQRMGKIDILVNNVAVQYPQNSIKDITDAQLGLTFSTNVFSYFFMTKACLPHMQQGASIINTTSATAYKGDKTLIDYSSTKGAIVSFTRSLSQSLASKGIRVNAVAPGPVWTPLIPSSFTAAEVAQFGKDTPLGRAAQPFELAPTYVYLASDDSAYMTGQVLHVNGGIITES from the coding sequence ATGCCAACACCTACAACGTATAAAAATGAAGCACCTGCAACGCCCAAAGATTTTCCGGCACAACACCAAAACACACAGCCTGGCAGTGAGCAGCAGATGAATCCCAAACCAATAGTAGACAACCCGCTTTACAACGGTTCAAATAAACTTAAAGATAAAGTCGCAGTCATCGCAGGCGGTGACAGCGGTATTGGGCAAGCCACAGCGATAGCTTTTGCCAAAGAAGGAGCAAACGTTGTCATAATTGATATAAAAAACGGAAGCGACGCAGGCGAAACCAAAAATCTTGTTGAAAAATACAATAGGAAATGCGTTGTTATGTCCTGTGACCTTAAAGACGAACGTTCAGCAGTGAATACTGTGACGCAGATCATGCAGAGGATGGGCAAGATCGATATTCTTGTAAATAATGTCGCGGTTCAGTATCCTCAAAACAGCATTAAAGATATAACAGATGCACAATTAGGACTAACATTTTCAACAAACGTTTTCAGCTATTTCTTTATGACCAAAGCATGCCTGCCCCATATGCAGCAGGGAGCGTCAATAATCAATACAACTTCTGCAACAGCATATAAAGGCGATAAAACATTGATAGATTACTCATCAACTAAAGGCGCAATTGTTTCTTTTACACGCTCTCTTTCGCAATCTCTAGCTTCCAAAGGCATCCGTGTGAACGCAGTTGCTCCCGGTCCTGTCTGGACTCCACTAATACCTTCTAGTTTCACGGCTGCTGAAGTCGCACAGTTCGGCAAGGACACTCCGCTTGGCCGTGCAGCTCAGCCCTTCGAGCTTGCCCCAACCTATGTTTATCTTGCAAGCGATGATTCTGCATATATGACAGGTCAGGTTCTTCATGTGAATGGCGGCATTATAACTGAATCTTAA